The following proteins are encoded in a genomic region of [Eubacterium] hominis:
- a CDS encoding NYN domain-containing protein, giving the protein MKRIVTGILAHVDAGKTTLSESMLYLSGNIRKPGRVDHGDAFLDYNELEKSRGITIYLKQAIMNWKDCEFTLVDTPGHVDFSTEMERTLPILDYAILLINGMDGVQAHTQTIWKLLQHYHIPAFIFVNKMDAAYADVQTLMDNIKEKLSGNCVDFTHKNEEFYENIALCEESLLENYMETGDISTENIAESISKRFIFPCFFGSALKMEGIEELLEGMRTYTMEKQYPQEFGAKIYKISHDEQGNQLTHMKITGGILKSKTKLKEDEKVDQIRLYSGNKYEMLQEIEAGRICAIKGLKSFLPGDGIGIEEHFQQPVLMSYMNYRIVPPVGYDQHLLLKQMNQLAKEDPQLHVTYTKQTDEIRVALMGEIQIDVLRKQISDRYGVEVAFDKGSVIYKETITEPIEGVGHFEPLRHYAEVHVLLEPLPRGSGLQFATDCPQDQLSGQFQRLILTHLEEIEHPGVLGGFPITDIKITLIGGKSHNKHTEGGDFRQATYRAVRQGLKKTTSILLEPYYEFQLDIPNEYISKAIFDIETMHGTFEIKDATDTNSIICGKAPVSMMQDYQQKVTAYTKGKGKLICSLKDYEPCENQEEILAQIGYDSETDLEHPTGSIFCSQGAGYYVPWNEVKKHMHVKYCWKPEEPKAIIQKQKNYQPGIDMDTELEKIFVQTYGTSKKRYTPAMEKKEIITEPKISIIKKPQCILVDGYNVIHAWPELEELAMQNLDAARTKLINAMCNYQGYKNCLLILVFDAYKVQEGVGSMNQYHNIYVVYTRKAQTADMYIERATHKMANEYQVSVVTSDAMEQLIVIGQGAGRMSSRELKLELERIEKLEMSSYEHTQKKYRTYLLEDVKKYMDEESSED; this is encoded by the coding sequence ATGAAACGCATAGTCACAGGGATATTGGCCCATGTTGATGCTGGAAAAACAACACTGAGTGAAAGCATGCTGTATTTATCTGGCAATATACGAAAACCGGGAAGAGTGGATCATGGTGATGCATTTCTCGATTATAATGAATTAGAGAAAAGTCGTGGAATCACGATATATCTAAAACAAGCGATCATGAATTGGAAAGATTGTGAATTTACACTGGTAGATACCCCGGGTCATGTTGACTTCTCTACAGAGATGGAACGTACGCTGCCAATATTAGATTATGCAATTCTGCTAATCAATGGAATGGATGGCGTACAGGCACATACACAGACTATTTGGAAACTGTTACAGCATTACCACATCCCTGCTTTCATATTCGTTAATAAGATGGATGCTGCCTATGCAGATGTACAAACACTAATGGATAATATCAAAGAAAAACTTAGCGGAAATTGTGTGGATTTTACACATAAAAATGAGGAATTTTATGAAAATATCGCATTATGCGAAGAATCACTTTTAGAAAATTACATGGAAACAGGAGATATTTCCACAGAAAACATCGCAGAATCCATATCAAAAAGGTTCATCTTCCCCTGCTTTTTTGGCTCTGCATTAAAAATGGAGGGCATAGAAGAACTGTTGGAAGGAATGCGTACATATACAATGGAGAAACAATATCCGCAAGAATTCGGCGCTAAAATCTATAAAATCAGCCATGATGAGCAGGGAAATCAATTGACGCATATGAAGATCACCGGTGGTATATTAAAGTCTAAAACAAAATTAAAAGAAGATGAAAAAGTCGATCAGATTCGTTTGTATTCGGGAAATAAATATGAAATGCTCCAAGAGATTGAAGCAGGAAGAATATGTGCCATCAAAGGATTAAAAAGCTTTTTACCGGGGGATGGCATTGGCATAGAAGAACATTTTCAACAGCCGGTATTAATGTCCTATATGAATTATCGCATAGTGCCACCAGTTGGTTATGATCAACATCTATTATTGAAACAGATGAATCAACTGGCTAAGGAAGATCCCCAGCTGCATGTTACATATACAAAACAAACGGATGAAATCCGTGTTGCATTGATGGGCGAAATCCAGATTGACGTATTAAGAAAACAGATATCAGATCGATATGGTGTAGAAGTAGCCTTTGATAAAGGCAGTGTGATCTATAAAGAAACGATTACAGAACCGATAGAAGGTGTAGGTCACTTTGAACCACTTCGACATTATGCAGAAGTACATGTATTGCTGGAACCTTTACCAAGAGGCAGCGGTCTGCAATTTGCTACAGACTGTCCACAAGATCAATTATCTGGACAATTTCAACGATTGATACTGACACATTTAGAAGAAATAGAACATCCGGGTGTACTGGGTGGCTTTCCTATCACAGATATTAAAATAACCCTGATTGGAGGAAAATCCCATAACAAACATACGGAAGGCGGTGATTTCCGTCAGGCGACCTATCGTGCAGTACGTCAAGGATTGAAAAAAACAACCTCTATTCTATTAGAACCATACTACGAATTTCAACTGGATATTCCAAATGAGTATATTAGTAAAGCGATTTTTGATATCGAAACCATGCATGGTACATTTGAAATCAAAGACGCAACAGATACAAACAGTATAATATGTGGAAAAGCACCAGTTTCCATGATGCAGGACTATCAACAAAAAGTGACAGCATATACCAAGGGAAAAGGCAAGTTGATATGTAGTTTAAAAGACTATGAGCCTTGTGAGAACCAGGAAGAAATATTAGCTCAGATTGGATATGATAGTGAAACAGATTTAGAACATCCAACCGGATCTATTTTCTGTTCGCAAGGTGCTGGATATTATGTACCATGGAATGAAGTGAAAAAACATATGCATGTAAAATACTGCTGGAAACCAGAAGAACCCAAAGCGATAATACAAAAACAAAAAAATTATCAGCCAGGAATAGATATGGATACAGAACTAGAAAAAATATTTGTGCAAACATATGGAACCAGCAAAAAAAGATATACACCAGCAATGGAAAAGAAAGAAATTATAACAGAACCTAAAATATCAATTATAAAAAAACCACAATGTATTCTTGTGGATGGATATAATGTGATACATGCCTGGCCTGAATTAGAAGAATTAGCAATGCAGAATTTGGATGCAGCACGAACAAAACTAATCAATGCCATGTGTAACTATCAAGGATACAAAAACTGCCTGTTGATTCTTGTTTTTGATGCCTATAAAGTACAAGAAGGTGTTGGATCAATGAACCAATATCATAATATCTATGTTGTTTATACACGGAAAGCACAGACAGCGGATATGTATATTGAACGAGCTACACATAAAATGGCGAATGAATATCAGGTTAGTGTAGTCACATCAGATGCTATGGAACAATTGATTGTGATAGGTCAGGGTGCTGGAAGAATGTCATCAAGAGAATTAAAATTAGAATTAGAACGTATTGAAAAACTTGAGATGAGCAGTTATGAACATACACAGAAAAAATATCGTACATATCTGTTAGAAGATGTAAAAAAATATATGGATGAAGAAAGCAGTGAGGATTAG
- a CDS encoding deoxyguanosinetriphosphate triphosphohydrolase — MMRMSWDKIMSEKRIPDKEKNEANRFRSEIESDYHRIIRSASFRRLQDKTQVFPLDQSDFVRTRLTHSLEVSSLAKLMGKQVCQKISEMNLESEEELPDVQKAMEILNCAGLLHDIGNPPFGHFGETAIRNWFKKNLNIKQFHGKPLTDVLDEQQILDLYNFEGNAQALRIITKLHRLIGPNGLHLTSSVMDTIIKYPVNSIEKTQAENNANRTLLQKKIGYFQSEENLFQKIKENTGTGISRNPLCFILEAADDLAYTFADLEDGYNKGMYSYDDLLQVIQSAEDSYGAELLMKLLKDAKELEDSDDDPYKAAVFGWLTKKQLFCVSQITMAFIEHYEEIMTGQFTQELITTGSQGALINNLKKFAFERIYNHSSILRIELMGNEVITFLLDRFVDALISYDSTEDISEIQMKYIQLMSKNYLDNYHEECKSGLSDNQKLYRRLLLATDFVCGMTDSYAKQLYRELNGMG, encoded by the coding sequence ATTATGCGTATGAGTTGGGATAAAATAATGAGTGAAAAAAGAATTCCAGATAAAGAAAAAAACGAAGCTAACCGCTTCCGCAGTGAAATAGAAAGTGATTATCATAGAATTATAAGAAGTGCTTCCTTTCGTCGTTTACAAGATAAAACACAAGTATTTCCCCTTGACCAAAGCGATTTTGTAAGAACCAGACTGACACATTCACTAGAAGTGTCATCTTTGGCGAAATTGATGGGGAAGCAGGTATGTCAGAAAATTTCAGAAATGAATCTTGAAAGTGAAGAAGAATTACCAGACGTACAAAAAGCTATGGAGATTTTGAATTGTGCAGGATTATTACATGATATCGGAAATCCGCCATTTGGACATTTTGGGGAAACTGCAATACGAAACTGGTTTAAAAAAAATCTGAATATCAAACAATTTCATGGCAAGCCATTAACAGATGTTTTGGATGAACAACAGATATTAGATTTATATAATTTTGAAGGCAATGCGCAGGCATTACGAATAATCACAAAGCTACACAGACTGATAGGACCAAATGGGTTACACTTGACATCTTCGGTAATGGATACAATCATTAAATATCCAGTAAATTCTATTGAAAAAACGCAGGCAGAAAATAATGCAAACAGAACGCTGCTACAAAAGAAAATTGGATACTTCCAAAGTGAAGAAAATCTGTTTCAAAAAATCAAAGAAAATACAGGAACAGGAATAAGCAGAAATCCATTATGTTTTATATTAGAAGCAGCAGATGATTTAGCTTATACATTTGCAGATTTAGAAGATGGATATAATAAAGGAATGTATTCATATGATGATTTATTACAGGTTATACAATCAGCTGAGGATTCATATGGTGCAGAATTATTGATGAAACTTCTAAAAGATGCGAAAGAATTAGAAGATAGTGATGATGATCCATATAAAGCTGCGGTATTTGGATGGCTGACAAAAAAACAATTATTTTGTGTATCTCAGATTACTATGGCATTTATTGAACATTATGAAGAAATCATGACAGGACAATTTACACAAGAATTAATCACAACAGGAAGTCAGGGCGCACTGATTAATAATCTGAAAAAATTCGCATTTGAGCGAATATATAATCATTCTTCCATTCTTCGTATAGAATTGATGGGGAATGAAGTGATTACTTTTTTATTAGATCGTTTTGTGGATGCTTTAATTTCATATGATAGTACTGAAGATATTAGTGAGATACAAATGAAATATATCCAGCTAATGTCTAAAAATTATTTGGATAACTACCATGAAGAATGCAAAAGTGGATTAAGTGATAATCAAAAATTATATCGCAGACTTTTATTGGCTACAGATTTTGTGTGTGGAATGACAGACAGCTATGCAAAACAGTTATATAGAGAATTAAATGGAATGGGATGA
- a CDS encoding cyclic-di-AMP receptor has translation MKLLLIVANDEFIDEITSALIQGGFTATEVASTGEFVRYGETILLLGVEENQVEQVIDKLRNASRHHNKDKNLPFFGKVLIYQIALDEYAKIIGMGAS, from the coding sequence ATGAAATTATTGTTGATTGTAGCAAATGATGAATTTATTGATGAAATAACATCTGCGCTGATTCAGGGTGGCTTTACTGCAACAGAAGTTGCAAGCACAGGTGAATTTGTTAGATATGGTGAAACTATTTTATTGCTTGGAGTTGAAGAAAATCAAGTTGAACAAGTGATTGATAAATTGCGTAATGCAAGCCGCCATCATAATAAAGATAAAAATTTACCGTTTTTTGGCAAGGTTTTAATCTATCAAATTGCGTTAGATGAGTATGCAAAGATTATTGGAATGGGTGCCAGTTAG
- the tnpB gene encoding IS200/IS605 family element transposase accessory protein TnpB, with translation MYLMIKLSLIVNNEIEKDLLDYEKNFKSEVGRIHDIFLKEHKTYEYRYKDISNRISYNSKHLVLAEAKNWFNEKEETPFRFCYSSYWSNSSYWIKENLILELGLSDRKRKLYVPFYQNEQQLKRLKMGKPMNLQIVHSHQKWYAVIYLQLQERRIYSKKQMGIDIGIKVPAVVATSEGKVRFFGNGREIRYRQRQLRGHIKKLQKMKQYKKLIAFKHKLSHVLTNYDHQISRQIVDFAVKENIGVIKMEKLTRINRRFNVRKCENIYLWSYRRLQEFIEYKAELEGIEVRYINPYMTSQKCPKCGKINHADDRDYHCSCGYHAHRDVVGALNILQTL, from the coding sequence ATGTATCTAATGATAAAACTCTCATTAATTGTTAACAATGAGATAGAAAAAGACCTTTTAGATTATGAGAAAAATTTTAAATCAGAAGTAGGAAGAATTCACGACATCTTTTTGAAAGAGCATAAGACATACGAATATCGCTATAAGGATATTAGCAATCGGATATCTTACAACTCTAAGCATCTGGTTTTGGCAGAAGCAAAAAATTGGTTTAATGAGAAAGAAGAAACACCATTTCGATTTTGCTATTCCAGTTATTGGAGTAATTCCTCATATTGGATTAAAGAAAATTTGATTTTAGAGTTAGGGCTGTCGGATAGAAAACGTAAGTTGTATGTTCCTTTTTATCAAAATGAGCAACAATTAAAACGATTGAAGATGGGAAAACCAATGAATCTCCAAATTGTACATAGCCATCAGAAATGGTACGCTGTCATTTATTTGCAATTACAAGAAAGACGAATATATTCGAAAAAACAGATGGGAATTGATATCGGAATCAAGGTACCTGCTGTTGTTGCAACGAGTGAGGGTAAAGTTCGCTTTTTTGGTAATGGTCGTGAAATACGTTATCGTCAAAGACAATTACGTGGTCACATCAAAAAGCTGCAAAAAATGAAACAATATAAGAAACTAATCGCTTTTAAGCATAAATTAAGCCATGTATTAACAAATTATGATCATCAAATATCAAGACAAATTGTAGATTTTGCTGTTAAAGAAAATATTGGTGTTATAAAAATGGAAAAATTAACAAGAATCAATCGAAGGTTCAATGTTCGTAAATGTGAAAATATATATTTATGGTCATATCGACGTTTACAGGAATTTATTGAATATAAAGCTGAGCTGGAAGGAATAGAAGTACGTTATATAAATCCATATATGACTTCACAAAAATGTCCGAAATGTGGTAAAATCAACCATGCAGATGATCGTGATTATCATTGCTCCTGTGGTTATCATGCCCATCGTGATGTTGTAGGAGCACTTAATATTCTACAAACACTATAA
- the deoD gene encoding purine-nucleoside phosphorylase, which yields MSTPHNAAQPGDIAKTVLMPGDPLRAKYIAETYLENPVKFNTVRNMFGYTGTYKGHKVSVMGSGMGMPSIGIYSYELYKFYDVENIIRIGSAGAYTDTLELYDLVLAESAWSESTFALAQAGKSGDIQYPSDSLNDVLENAAQKLNKHLTKARIHSSDVFYHEDNVDDHNDFYQKHGCVCVEMESFALFHNASILGKKAACLLTISDSLVTHAGASAEERQTSFNNMMEVALEATIQL from the coding sequence ATGTCAACACCACATAATGCAGCACAACCTGGAGATATTGCCAAAACAGTTTTAATGCCTGGAGATCCTTTGCGTGCGAAATATATCGCAGAAACTTATTTAGAAAATCCAGTCAAGTTTAATACAGTCAGAAATATGTTTGGCTATACAGGAACATATAAAGGACATAAGGTATCTGTAATGGGCTCTGGTATGGGAATGCCTAGTATTGGTATCTATTCTTATGAGTTATATAAATTTTATGATGTTGAAAACATTATACGTATCGGCAGTGCTGGTGCTTATACGGATACTTTAGAATTATACGATTTGGTTTTAGCAGAAAGTGCTTGGAGTGAATCTACATTTGCTTTGGCTCAGGCTGGTAAATCTGGTGATATTCAATATCCTAGTGATTCTTTAAATGACGTATTAGAAAACGCAGCACAAAAATTAAACAAGCATTTAACAAAAGCACGTATCCATTCAAGTGATGTATTTTATCACGAAGATAATGTTGATGATCATAATGATTTTTATCAGAAACATGGATGTGTATGTGTTGAAATGGAAAGCTTTGCTTTATTCCACAATGCGTCGATTCTAGGCAAAAAGGCGGCTTGTTTATTGACGATTTCTGATTCTTTGGTTACACATGCAGGGGCGAGTGCTGAAGAACGTCAAACTTCTTTCAATAATATGATGGAAGTTGCATTGGAAGCCACGATTCAATTATAA
- a CDS encoding metal-sensing transcriptional repressor → MTPERKKALQNLKTAKGQLEGIIKMIEDDRYCIDISNQIFASTALLKKANMHILSGHLQSCVKNAMNEQDSDEKLKEIEDIISILLK, encoded by the coding sequence ATGACGCCAGAAAGAAAAAAAGCATTACAGAATTTAAAAACAGCAAAAGGTCAGCTGGAAGGTATCATTAAAATGATTGAAGATGATCGTTATTGTATTGATATCTCAAATCAGATTTTCGCTTCCACTGCCTTGTTGAAAAAAGCAAATATGCATATACTAAGCGGGCATTTACAAAGTTGTGTAAAAAACGCAATGAACGAACAAGACAGTGATGAAAAATTAAAAGAGATAGAGGATATTATATCTATACTATTGAAATAA
- the cadA gene encoding cadmium-translocating P-type ATPase, whose amino-acid sequence MRKTYHVDGMSCASCAAAVERILKKQDGIENAEVNLILNEVTITSKQKINTETCDRALQKAGFSLSEKEESHSETFAVEGMSCASCAASVERILSKFDDIQQASVNLVLNQVTISYTKRDFDAWKSAIAKAGFTLKENAVSSTCLLDIEGMSCASCSSSIERVLRKKEGIISADVNLVMNQATISYDHQKIKISEMIQAIEKAGFHAHIHKEEKTQTIKKDYESLRVYITLGIAAVLLYIGMSHMLGSFELPLPDIIYYKTHPFNFAFIQFILATIILILGSHFFTRGIKALIHKSPNMDTLVAVGTGSAYLYSLVSLIQIMQGNMHAVHTLYFESAGVVVALVQFGKHLESISKKKSTGAISALLQLRPDEATLLRDDKEITIQIDEINEGDLLVVKPGEHIPVDGIVVGTGANVDESMLTGESMPVKKQNGDALIQGTIDLDARMVMKCSATQENTTLSKIIQMVEEAQGKKAPIARIADRISLYFVPTVMLIAFIAGILWYIATKDFSFALTIFVSVLVIACPCALGLATPTAIMVGTGKAAQLGIFIKSGEALETASQIDTIVFDKTGTLTIGQPVVTDIATSKHEKEVLALAAALEQGSKHPLATAILKKAADEDIKIPSLAQIKTINGQGLEADYEGKKLFIGNKSDSTVSKQFQNQEEKYRKEGKTVVYLYLEDELLAIFAIADQLKSNAKEVVTQLRNQGIDVVMLTGDHKITAQAIAKQAGIEHVIAQVLPDQKGNQVQMLQQQGKKVAMVGDGINDAVALMQSEVGIAIGSGSDVALESADIVLMKDNLQDVLQAIRLSKAVIRNIHQNLFWAFFYNSLGIPIAAGVLHLFGGPLLSPVFAGGAMALSSVCVVSNALRLRNFK is encoded by the coding sequence ATGCGAAAAACATATCATGTGGACGGCATGAGCTGTGCGTCCTGTGCAGCTGCTGTTGAAAGAATTTTAAAAAAACAGGATGGTATTGAAAATGCAGAAGTAAATTTGATTTTGAATGAAGTAACCATCACTTCTAAACAAAAAATCAACACAGAAACATGTGATAGAGCATTACAAAAAGCAGGCTTTTCTTTAAGCGAAAAAGAAGAATCTCATAGTGAAACATTCGCTGTGGAAGGAATGAGCTGTGCCTCCTGTGCTGCCAGTGTGGAAAGAATTCTATCAAAATTTGACGATATCCAGCAGGCGAGCGTAAATCTGGTATTGAATCAGGTTACGATATCATACACAAAACGTGACTTTGACGCATGGAAGTCAGCAATCGCAAAAGCTGGTTTCACGCTGAAGGAAAATGCAGTATCATCGACTTGCCTTTTAGATATCGAAGGGATGAGCTGTGCTTCCTGTAGCAGTTCTATTGAGCGAGTACTTAGAAAAAAAGAAGGTATCATCTCTGCAGATGTAAACTTAGTGATGAATCAGGCAACCATATCTTATGATCATCAAAAAATTAAAATCTCTGAAATGATACAAGCAATTGAAAAGGCTGGTTTTCATGCACATATCCATAAAGAGGAGAAAACTCAGACAATAAAAAAAGACTATGAAAGTCTACGTGTCTATATCACCTTAGGCATTGCTGCAGTTTTATTATATATCGGAATGTCACACATGCTGGGTAGTTTTGAGTTACCATTACCTGATATCATTTACTATAAGACACACCCTTTTAATTTTGCGTTTATCCAATTCATCTTAGCAACGATCATATTGATCTTAGGCAGCCATTTCTTTACACGTGGAATTAAAGCACTTATTCATAAATCACCAAATATGGATACACTTGTCGCAGTTGGTACAGGAAGTGCCTATTTATATTCTTTAGTATCGCTTATTCAAATTATGCAGGGCAACATGCATGCTGTTCACACTTTATATTTTGAATCAGCAGGCGTGGTTGTTGCACTTGTTCAATTTGGCAAGCACTTAGAAAGTATTTCAAAGAAAAAATCAACAGGTGCGATATCTGCTTTGTTGCAGCTGCGCCCTGATGAGGCAACCTTACTTCGAGATGATAAAGAAATCACGATTCAAATAGATGAAATCAATGAAGGAGATCTGCTGGTAGTGAAACCTGGAGAGCATATCCCAGTTGATGGAATTGTGGTAGGCACAGGTGCAAATGTGGATGAAAGCATGTTGACAGGTGAAAGTATGCCAGTCAAAAAGCAAAATGGAGATGCTTTAATTCAGGGTACGATTGATCTTGATGCACGTATGGTTATGAAATGCAGCGCTACACAGGAAAATACAACATTATCTAAGATAATTCAAATGGTAGAGGAGGCACAGGGCAAAAAAGCACCAATTGCCCGTATTGCGGACCGTATTTCTTTATATTTTGTACCTACAGTTATGCTTATCGCTTTTATTGCCGGTATATTATGGTATATTGCCACAAAAGATTTCTCTTTTGCATTAACAATATTTGTAAGCGTTCTGGTTATCGCTTGTCCATGTGCTTTAGGATTAGCAACTCCTACAGCAATCATGGTTGGTACTGGAAAAGCAGCCCAGCTGGGTATATTTATCAAGAGTGGGGAAGCACTGGAAACTGCCAGCCAAATTGATACGATTGTTTTTGATAAAACTGGAACCTTAACCATTGGTCAGCCAGTTGTTACAGATATAGCAACCTCAAAACATGAAAAAGAAGTTCTGGCATTGGCTGCAGCTTTAGAACAAGGCAGTAAGCACCCTCTTGCAACTGCAATCTTAAAGAAAGCCGCAGATGAGGATATCAAAATTCCATCATTAGCACAAATTAAAACCATCAATGGACAGGGATTGGAAGCTGATTATGAAGGTAAAAAATTATTTATCGGAAACAAATCAGATAGCACAGTGTCAAAGCAATTTCAAAATCAGGAAGAAAAATATCGTAAAGAAGGTAAAACTGTGGTCTATCTGTATTTGGAAGATGAACTTTTAGCAATATTTGCAATTGCTGATCAGTTAAAATCAAATGCGAAAGAAGTAGTTACACAACTACGAAATCAGGGCATTGATGTTGTAATGTTGACAGGAGATCACAAAATTACAGCGCAGGCAATCGCAAAACAGGCAGGCATTGAACATGTGATTGCACAGGTACTGCCTGATCAAAAAGGAAATCAGGTACAGATGCTGCAACAACAAGGTAAAAAAGTTGCCATGGTTGGTGATGGTATCAATGATGCAGTTGCCTTAATGCAAAGTGAAGTAGGAATTGCTATTGGCAGTGGCAGCGATGTTGCTTTAGAAAGTGCGGATATTGTCTTAATGAAAGATAATCTTCAGGACGTTTTACAAGCAATCCGCTTGTCAAAAGCTGTTATCAGAAACATTCATCAAAATTTATTCTGGGCATTCTTCTATAATTCTTTGGGTATCCCAATTGCGGCTGGTGTCTTACATCTGTTTGGCGGCCCATTGTTATCGCCGGTATTTGCAGGCGGGGCAATGGCATTAAGCTCTGTTTGCGTAGTATCCAATGCATTGCGTTTGAGAAATTTTAAATAA